A stretch of DNA from Aliarcobacter thereius LMG 24486:
AACTAAAGAAGAAGCATTAAAGAAGATTAAAATAAATGATATCGATTTAGTTTTAATTGATGTTCAAATGAGAGATGAAATAGCTTATGAATTATGTAAAAAGATAAAAGAAGAACCAAAAACAAAAAGAATTCCTATAATTTTTTTATCATCAAAAAATAGTGAAGATGATGAAGAATTTGGTTTAAATCTTGGAGCTATTGATTACATAATTCAACCATATAGCAAGGTTATATTAAAAGCTAGGATAAGAAATCAAATTGTCTTAAAAGAGCAAACAGAACTTTTGGAAAAATTATCAATGTATGATGCTCTTACAAATATTAAAAATAGAAGATATTTTGATGAGGTTTTTAAACAAGCATATAGTGATATAAAAAGAGAAAATACAAATTTAGCTCTTATGATGATAGATATAGATTTTTTTAAATTATATAATGATAATTATGGTCATGGAAAAGGTGATGAAGCTTTAAGAAAAGTTGCAAAAATTTTAGAAAAGAGTTTAAACAGAGCTAATGATTTAGTTGCAAGATATGGTGGGGAAGAGTTTGTTGTACTATTAAAGAGTATAGATTTAGCAGGATTAGAACATATTTCAAACATATTAGTAGAAGCTGTTAGAAATGAAAATATAGAACATGAGTTTTCAAAAGTATCACAAAATATTACTATAAGTTTAGGTGCAGTTTTATATGAATCAGATAGAAAACTAGATGCTTTAGAGATTATGAAACTTGCTGATGAAGCTCTATATGAAGCAAAAAATAGTGGTAGAAATAAATCTATTGTAAAAGTTCTTTAAAGGTTAAAAAATATGAATAAAATTTTGTCAAAAACAAGAAATCTTATACTAATACTTATTGTACTATCTTTTTTTATATTATCATTCTTACTTTTTGATATTTATGAATCACATAAAAAAGATAAAGATTTCTTTAAAATTATAATATTGCTTTTAGTACCAATATTATATATCTATATTTTGTATATCTTTAAAAGAATTTACGATATAGCAAATTTTCATTTAAAAGAGAGTACAAAAATATTTAATTCACAAAAAAATATTTTGCTAATAACAGATGGAAAAGAGATAAATGATGCAAATAGAGCTTTTTTGGATTATTTTTCATATAAAACTTTGGAAGGTTTTAAAAAAGATTATAAATGTATTTGTGATCATTTTATTGAAGAAAAAGGATATCTAAGTGCAGAAATGGGAACAGATAGTTGGGCTAAATATGTATATTTAAATCCAAATGATAATTTAGCAAAAATTAAAAGAGATAATAAAATACATATTTTTAAGGTATTTGTTCAGAAAATAGAAGAGAGTAAAGATATAGAAAATACAAAACTTGTAGTTACTTTAGAAGATATTTCAAATGAACTTGCAATAAATAAAGAGTTAAGAGAACAAAAAACAATATTACAAAATTCAAATAATTCAAAAGCACAGTTTTTAGCAAATATTAGCCATGAATTAAGGACACCTTTAAATTCAGTAATTGGATTTTCAAACTTACTATTTGATACAAAGCTTCAAAAAGAGCAATATAATTTATTGAAAAATATAGATAATTCATCAAGAATATTAATAAATACTATTGATGATATATTAAATGTATTAAAAATAGATCAAAAAAACATAGAACTAGAAAATAACTATTTTAGTTTTGATGAGTTGATAAAAAATATAGAAGATATAATTCTAAAATTATCAATAAATAGTAAAAATATTTTTACATTAAATAAAAATATAGATATTTTTTATAAAGTTAAAAGTGATAAGGCAAGAATTCTTCAATTGCTAACTATCCTACTATCAAACTCTTATAAATTTACTCAAAATGGTAATATAGAATTAGAAATTAGATTATTAAATGAAATAGATAAAAATATTGAAGTTTTATTTAGTGTAAAAGATACAGGAATAGGAATAGATA
This window harbors:
- a CDS encoding diguanylate cyclase domain-containing protein, producing the protein MLEDERSTILIVDDKNTNILILNNILKDDYKIEEARTKEEALKKIKINDIDLVLIDVQMRDEIAYELCKKIKEEPKTKRIPIIFLSSKNSEDDEEFGLNLGAIDYIIQPYSKVILKARIRNQIVLKEQTELLEKLSMYDALTNIKNRRYFDEVFKQAYSDIKRENTNLALMMIDIDFFKLYNDNYGHGKGDEALRKVAKILEKSLNRANDLVARYGGEEFVVLLKSIDLAGLEHISNILVEAVRNENIEHEFSKVSQNITISLGAVLYESDRKLDALEIMKLADEALYEAKNSGRNKSIVKVL
- a CDS encoding response regulator, with amino-acid sequence MNKILSKTRNLILILIVLSFFILSFLLFDIYESHKKDKDFFKIIILLLVPILYIYILYIFKRIYDIANFHLKESTKIFNSQKNILLITDGKEINDANRAFLDYFSYKTLEGFKKDYKCICDHFIEEKGYLSAEMGTDSWAKYVYLNPNDNLAKIKRDNKIHIFKVFVQKIEESKDIENTKLVVTLEDISNELAINKELREQKTILQNSNNSKAQFLANISHELRTPLNSVIGFSNLLFDTKLQKEQYNLLKNIDNSSRILINTIDDILNVLKIDQKNIELENNYFSFDELIKNIEDIILKLSINSKNIFTLNKNIDIFYKVKSDKARILQLLTILLSNSYKFTQNGNIELEIRLLNEIDKNIEVLFSVKDTGIGIDKEHINSIFNEFFKVDILNHKDYSGTGLGLAIAQNIANAFNTKIEVESETDKGSVFSFSLSLEKIKEEKKNSYNYPIFEDINILVVDDNKANCELSKKILEKSNVNVTIAYSGEEALEIFKKSKDKFDLIFMDILMPGLNGFDTTLKIREFDSNIPIIALTASTSIIDKELANEIKMDDFLSKPVEPKTLFETIFKYINKVRTNEIDYKSAKTNLINDILNIEVLRAKLSNNDLVIDILRSFIEEINSYFINIIEELIKNDEESRNMLYSLKGMSGNIGANALYNACIRIENKYKRDINPEFEDIKLLKDEIENIKNELKYLDDL